From one Bradyrhizobium sp. Ash2021 genomic stretch:
- a CDS encoding K(+)-transporting ATPase subunit F, protein MIFDYSLAGLVSLGLLFYLTYALLRPERF, encoded by the coding sequence ATGATTTTCGATTACTCGCTCGCCGGTCTCGTTTCGCTGGGTCTGCTGTTCTACCTGACCTACGCGCTGCTGCGCCCCGAGCGCTTCTGA
- the fdhF gene encoding formate dehydrogenase subunit alpha produces MTKIQFELDGKQVEANAGETIWQVAHRQGREIPHLCYSPEPDYRPDGNCRACMVEIEGERVLAASCKRTPSVGMKVKTESARAVAAQKMVMELLVADQPARATSHDPESKFWHWAEKVEVTESRFPAAQRWEGDASHPAMRVNLDSCIQCGLCVRACREVQVNDVIGMAYRSHESKIVFDFDDPMGESTCVACGECVQACPTGALMPSVMLDENQTRVTYADRKVDSLCPFCGVGCQVTYEVKDEKIIYAEGRDGPANHNRLCVKGRFGFDYIHHPHRLTKPLVRLPNAKKDSNDQVDPANPFTHFREASWEEALDIAAKGLVKIRDEKGVKALAGFGSAKGSNEEAYLFQKLVRTGFGSNNVDHCTRLCHASSVAALMEGLNSGAVSAPFSAAMDAEVIIVIGANPTVNHPVAATFIKNAAKKGAKLIVMDPRGQSLSRHATKHLAFKAGSDVAILNAMIHTIITEGLTDEQYIAGYTEGYDELKERIKEFAPEKMEPICGIPAETIREVARMYARSRASIIFWGMGISQHVHGTDNARCLIALALITGQVGRPGTGLHPLRGQNNVQGASDAGLIPMFLPDYQPVGRTDLREPFEKLWHQDLDPVRGLTVVEIMNAIHAGEITGMYIEGENPAMSDPDLQHAREALAKLEHLVVQDLFVTETAFHADVILPASAFAEKSGTFTNTDRRVQLAREVIKPPGDAKQDLWIIQEIAKRMGLPWNYAGPAEVFTEMTQVMPSLNNITWERMVREGAVTYPVDDPDQPGNEIIFTTGFPTESGRGKIVPARVVAPDEIPDDEYPMVLSTGRVLEHWHTGSMTRRSQVLDQIEPEAVAFMSPKDMRRLSVWPGDFIRLETRRGAVEVKVRSDRDVPENMVFMPFCYAEAAANLLTNPALDPFGKIPEFKFCAVRAEKAEIRSAAE; encoded by the coding sequence ATGACAAAGATTCAGTTCGAACTCGACGGCAAGCAGGTCGAGGCCAATGCCGGCGAAACTATCTGGCAGGTGGCACACCGCCAGGGCCGCGAGATCCCGCATCTGTGCTACTCGCCCGAACCGGACTACCGACCCGACGGCAATTGCCGCGCCTGCATGGTGGAGATCGAAGGCGAGCGCGTGCTGGCGGCCTCCTGCAAGCGCACGCCGAGCGTCGGCATGAAGGTGAAGACCGAAAGCGCGCGCGCGGTCGCAGCGCAGAAGATGGTGATGGAATTGCTGGTCGCCGATCAGCCGGCGCGCGCAACCTCGCACGATCCCGAATCGAAATTCTGGCACTGGGCCGAAAAGGTCGAGGTGACCGAGAGCCGGTTTCCGGCGGCGCAGCGCTGGGAGGGCGATGCCAGCCATCCCGCCATGCGCGTCAATCTCGATAGCTGCATTCAGTGCGGCCTGTGCGTGCGCGCCTGCCGCGAGGTGCAGGTCAACGACGTCATCGGCATGGCCTATCGCAGTCACGAATCCAAGATCGTGTTCGATTTCGACGATCCCATGGGTGAATCGACCTGTGTCGCCTGCGGCGAATGCGTGCAGGCCTGCCCGACCGGCGCGCTGATGCCCTCAGTGATGCTGGACGAGAACCAGACCCGCGTCACCTATGCGGACCGGAAAGTGGACTCGCTGTGTCCGTTCTGCGGTGTCGGCTGCCAGGTCACCTACGAAGTCAAGGACGAGAAGATCATCTACGCCGAAGGCCGCGACGGCCCGGCCAACCACAACCGGCTCTGCGTCAAGGGCCGCTTCGGATTCGACTACATCCATCACCCGCATCGCCTGACCAAGCCGCTGGTGCGGCTGCCGAATGCGAAAAAGGATTCCAACGACCAGGTCGATCCCGCCAATCCCTTCACGCATTTCCGCGAAGCCTCGTGGGAAGAGGCGCTCGACATCGCCGCAAAAGGTCTCGTGAAAATCCGGGATGAGAAGGGCGTCAAGGCGCTGGCCGGTTTCGGTTCGGCCAAGGGCTCCAACGAGGAAGCCTATCTGTTCCAGAAACTGGTGCGCACCGGTTTTGGCTCCAACAATGTCGATCACTGCACCCGGCTGTGCCACGCCTCGTCGGTGGCGGCGCTGATGGAAGGCCTGAATTCCGGCGCGGTGTCGGCGCCGTTCTCGGCGGCGATGGATGCCGAAGTCATCATCGTGATCGGCGCCAATCCGACCGTGAACCATCCGGTGGCGGCGACCTTCATCAAGAACGCGGCGAAAAAGGGCGCCAAGCTGATCGTGATGGACCCGCGCGGGCAATCGCTGTCGCGTCACGCCACCAAGCATCTGGCGTTCAAGGCCGGCAGCGACGTCGCGATCCTGAATGCGATGATCCACACCATCATCACCGAAGGCCTGACCGACGAGCAATATATCGCCGGCTATACCGAAGGCTATGACGAACTCAAGGAGCGCATCAAGGAGTTCGCGCCGGAGAAGATGGAGCCGATCTGCGGCATCCCGGCGGAAACGATCCGCGAGGTGGCGCGGATGTATGCGCGCTCGCGCGCTTCCATCATCTTCTGGGGCATGGGCATCAGCCAGCACGTCCACGGCACCGACAACGCGCGCTGCCTGATCGCGCTGGCCCTGATCACCGGGCAGGTCGGCCGTCCCGGCACCGGCCTGCATCCGCTGCGCGGCCAGAACAACGTGCAGGGCGCCTCCGACGCCGGCCTGATCCCGATGTTCCTGCCGGACTATCAGCCGGTCGGCCGCACCGATCTGCGCGAGCCCTTCGAAAAACTCTGGCATCAGGACCTCGATCCGGTTCGCGGCTTGACGGTCGTCGAGATCATGAACGCGATCCACGCTGGCGAAATCACCGGCATGTATATCGAGGGCGAAAACCCGGCGATGTCGGACCCCGATCTGCAGCACGCCCGCGAGGCACTGGCCAAACTCGAGCATCTGGTGGTGCAGGATCTGTTCGTCACCGAAACCGCGTTCCACGCCGACGTGATCCTGCCGGCCTCGGCGTTCGCGGAAAAATCCGGCACCTTCACCAACACCGATCGCCGCGTGCAGCTCGCGCGCGAAGTGATCAAGCCGCCAGGCGACGCAAAGCAGGATCTCTGGATCATCCAGGAAATCGCCAAGCGGATGGGGCTGCCCTGGAACTACGCTGGACCGGCGGAAGTGTTCACCGAGATGACGCAGGTGATGCCGTCGCTGAACAACATCACCTGGGAACGGATGGTGCGCGAGGGCGCGGTGACCTATCCGGTCGACGATCCCGATCAGCCCGGCAACGAGATCATCTTCACCACCGGTTTCCCGACCGAAAGCGGCCGCGGCAAGATCGTGCCGGCGCGGGTGGTCGCGCCGGACGAGATTCCCGACGACGAATATCCGATGGTGCTCTCCACCGGCCGCGTGCTGGAACATTGGCATACCGGCTCGATGACCCGGCGCTCCCAGGTGCTCGACCAGATCGAGCCTGAGGCTGTGGCGTTCATGTCGCCAAAGGATATGCGGCGCTTAAGCGTCTGGCCCGGCGATTTCATCCGGCTGGAGACCCGCCGCGGCGCCGTCGAGGTCAAGGTTCGCTCCGACCGCGACGTGCCGGAAAACATGGTGTTCATGCCGTTCTGCTACGCGGAGGCGGCGGCGAACCTGTTGACCAATCCGGCGCTCGATCCGTTCGGCAAGATCCCGGAATTCAAGTTCTGCGCCGTGCGCGCGGAGAAGGCCGAGATCCGCTCCGCGGCCGAATAG
- the dapA gene encoding 4-hydroxy-tetrahydrodipicolinate synthase — protein sequence MIASSNPATWLAGYIPDIPTPFDETGAVDLAVFAKLCERQIEAGVTAILVSETGGESSTLTPAEQESIIRAAVEVARGRVRVIAGAGSNSTSQAIELTQRAEAAGADAVLSVVPYYNKPMQAGIHAHFRAIAISTGLPIILHDVPARTMRELADDTLLRLAESRRFIGLKDGAGDIVRLLRLRPQLPAGFRLLSGDDATALAFVANGGDGCLSLISNVAPELCQAIFSNCRQERLQTARYLQNRLAPLAAALARESPAALKYALCLLGFMSPATRLPLVELGEPAKAEVAGAIAQIGDEDIACPVESWPTPRACEDSVAAGQAQPG from the coding sequence ATGATCGCATCTTCAAATCCAGCCACATGGCTGGCGGGCTACATACCCGATATTCCCACCCCCTTCGATGAAACGGGTGCAGTCGATCTGGCGGTATTCGCAAAGCTTTGCGAGCGCCAGATTGAAGCCGGCGTCACCGCGATCCTGGTCAGCGAAACCGGCGGCGAAAGCTCCACGCTGACGCCAGCCGAACAGGAAAGCATCATCCGCGCCGCCGTCGAAGTGGCGCGAGGCCGTGTCCGCGTCATCGCCGGAGCCGGATCCAATTCGACCAGTCAGGCGATCGAGCTGACACAGCGCGCCGAAGCGGCCGGTGCCGATGCGGTGCTTTCGGTCGTGCCGTATTACAACAAGCCGATGCAGGCCGGAATTCACGCGCACTTCCGGGCGATTGCGATCTCGACCGGGCTGCCCATCATCCTGCACGACGTTCCAGCCCGGACCATGCGCGAATTGGCCGACGACACGCTGTTGCGGCTGGCCGAATCGAGGCGCTTCATCGGATTGAAGGACGGCGCCGGCGACATCGTGCGGCTGCTGCGCTTGCGGCCACAGCTGCCGGCAGGATTTCGACTGTTGTCTGGGGACGACGCAACGGCGCTGGCGTTCGTTGCCAATGGCGGGGACGGTTGCCTATCCCTGATATCGAACGTCGCGCCGGAACTGTGCCAGGCCATCTTTTCTAACTGCAGGCAGGAGCGGCTACAGACCGCGCGATACCTGCAGAACCGGCTGGCGCCGCTGGCGGCCGCTCTCGCCAGGGAAAGCCCGGCCGCCCTGAAATACGCGCTCTGCCTGCTCGGCTTCATGTCTCCGGCGACCCGCCTGCCCCTCGTTGAACTTGGCGAGCCCGCAAAGGCGGAGGTCGCCGGCGCGATCGCGCAGATCGGCGATGAGGATATCGCATGTCCGGTCGAAAGCTGGCCCACACCGCGCGCTTGCGAGGATTCCGTCGCTGCAGGGCAGGCCCAACCCGGATGA
- the kdpB gene encoding potassium-transporting ATPase subunit KdpB, protein METMKLQKKATASAMLDPKIVVPAIRSAFVKLDPRLMIKNPVMFVVETVAALTTVIFVRDLATGGASLGFTFQIILWLWFTVLFANFAEAVAEGRGKAQAESLRKTRTESQAKLLTGSDKTFRLISGTSLKVGDIVLVEAGDNIPSDGEVIEGVASVNEAAITGESAPVIRESGGDRSAVTGGTQVLSDWIRVRITAAQGSTFIDRMIKLVEGAERQKTPNEIALNILLAGLTIIFVFATVTIPSYATYAGGSISVVVLVALFVTLIPTTIGALLSAIGIAGMDRLVRFNVLAMSGRAVEAAGDVDTLLLDKTGTITLGNRQATAFRPVRGVTEQELADAAQLASLADETPEGRSIVVLAKEKYGIRSRDMAELNATFVPFTAQTRMSGVDAGASSVRKGAVDAILNYVNGGSHIVASGNTVRAIQSAGLTDVAREIQAISDEIAKSGGTPLAVAKDGRLLGVVQLKDIVKGGIRERFAELRRMGIRTVMITGDNPMTAAAIAAEAGVDDFLAQATPEDKLKLIRDEQAKGKLVAMCGDGTNDAPALAQADVGVAMNTGTQAAREAGNMVDLDSNPTKLIEVVEIGKQLLMTRGALTTFSIANDVAKYFAIIPAIFLAFYPQLDALNIMHLASPQSAILSAIIFNALIIIGLIPLALKGVAYRAIGAGALLRRNLMIYGVGGIIIPFIGIKAIDLVVAALHLV, encoded by the coding sequence ATGGAAACCATGAAACTGCAGAAAAAGGCGACGGCCTCGGCAATGCTCGATCCCAAAATCGTGGTGCCTGCGATCCGCTCGGCCTTCGTCAAGCTCGACCCGCGGCTGATGATCAAGAACCCCGTGATGTTCGTGGTCGAGACCGTGGCCGCGCTGACCACGGTGATCTTCGTTCGCGATCTGGCGACGGGCGGCGCAAGCCTCGGCTTCACCTTCCAGATCATTCTGTGGCTGTGGTTCACGGTCCTGTTCGCCAATTTCGCCGAAGCCGTTGCCGAAGGCCGCGGCAAGGCGCAGGCGGAGTCGCTGCGGAAGACCCGCACCGAGAGTCAGGCCAAGTTGCTGACCGGTTCCGACAAGACCTTTCGTCTGATCTCCGGTACCAGCCTCAAGGTCGGCGACATCGTGCTGGTCGAGGCCGGCGACAATATTCCGTCCGACGGCGAGGTGATCGAAGGCGTCGCTTCCGTCAACGAAGCCGCCATCACCGGCGAATCCGCGCCCGTGATCCGCGAATCCGGCGGCGACCGCTCGGCGGTCACCGGCGGCACGCAGGTATTGTCCGACTGGATCCGGGTCCGCATCACCGCGGCACAGGGCTCGACCTTCATCGACCGCATGATCAAGCTGGTGGAAGGCGCCGAGCGGCAGAAGACGCCGAACGAGATCGCGCTCAACATCCTGCTGGCGGGCCTCACCATCATCTTCGTGTTCGCGACCGTGACGATCCCGAGCTATGCGACCTATGCCGGCGGCTCGATTTCCGTTGTCGTGCTGGTGGCGCTGTTCGTGACGCTGATCCCGACCACCATCGGCGCGCTGTTGTCGGCGATCGGCATCGCCGGCATGGACCGGCTGGTGCGCTTCAACGTGCTGGCAATGTCCGGCCGCGCGGTGGAAGCCGCCGGCGACGTCGATACCCTGCTGCTCGACAAGACCGGCACTATTACGCTGGGCAACCGGCAGGCAACGGCGTTTCGCCCGGTGCGCGGCGTGACCGAGCAGGAGTTGGCGGACGCGGCGCAACTTGCCTCGCTCGCCGACGAAACCCCGGAAGGCCGCTCGATCGTCGTTCTGGCCAAGGAAAAATACGGTATCCGCAGCCGCGATATGGCGGAACTCAACGCCACATTCGTTCCGTTCACCGCGCAAACCCGGATGAGCGGCGTCGATGCCGGCGCGTCGTCGGTCCGCAAGGGAGCGGTCGATGCGATCCTGAATTACGTCAATGGCGGGAGCCACATCGTCGCGTCAGGAAACACGGTGCGTGCGATCCAGTCGGCGGGGCTGACGGATGTCGCGCGCGAGATCCAGGCGATTTCCGACGAAATCGCCAAGTCGGGCGGAACCCCGCTCGCGGTCGCCAAGGATGGACGTCTGCTTGGCGTCGTGCAGCTCAAGGATATCGTCAAGGGCGGCATCCGCGAGCGATTTGCCGAACTGCGCCGGATGGGTATTCGCACCGTGATGATCACCGGCGACAACCCGATGACTGCGGCTGCGATTGCCGCCGAAGCCGGCGTCGATGATTTCCTGGCGCAAGCGACACCCGAAGACAAGCTGAAGCTCATTCGCGACGAGCAGGCCAAGGGAAAATTGGTGGCGATGTGCGGCGACGGCACCAACGACGCGCCTGCGCTCGCGCAAGCCGACGTCGGTGTCGCCATGAACACGGGAACGCAGGCCGCGCGCGAGGCCGGCAACATGGTCGACCTCGATTCCAACCCGACCAAGCTGATCGAGGTGGTCGAGATCGGCAAGCAATTGCTGATGACCCGCGGCGCACTCACCACCTTCTCGATCGCCAACGACGTGGCGAAATATTTCGCCATTATCCCGGCGATCTTCCTGGCGTTCTATCCGCAGCTCGATGCGCTCAATATCATGCATCTGGCGAGCCCGCAGAGCGCGATCCTGTCGGCGATCATCTTCAACGCGCTGATCATCATTGGGCTGATTCCGCTGGCGCTAAAGGGCGTGGCCTATCGTGCCATCGGCGCCGGCGCGCTGTTGCGCCGTAACCTGATGATCTACGGCGTCGGCGGCATCATCATTCCCTTCATCGGCATCAAGGCCATCGACCTCGTGGTCGCGGCCTTGCACCTGGTCTAA
- the kdpA gene encoding potassium-transporting ATPase subunit KdpA codes for MTVIGWIQILLYCAIVVALVKPLGWYMTRVFNGERTFLSPILRPVEASLYWIGGVDEKREQHWLTYTVAMLLFHVGGFLIIYGLMRLQALLPFNPAEQSAVAQDLSFNTAISFITNTNWQNYGGESTLSYLVQMLGLTHQNFLSAATGIALAVALIRGFSRSSMRTIGNFWVDVTRCTLYVLLPICIVYTLFLVSQGMPQTLGAYVDATTLEGAKQTIAVGPVASQVAIKMLGTNGGGFFNANAAHPFENPTALSNFVQMISIFALGASLTNVFGRMVGNQRQGWVILAVMGVLFLSGVAVTYWAEANGTSALSALGLTGGNMEGKEVRFGIVASSLFAVITTAASCGAVNAMHDSFTALGGMIPLINMQLGEIIVGGVGAGLYGMLLFVVLAIFVAGLMVGRTPEYVGKKIEAREVKMAMLAILVLPLMYLGWTSVAVVLPSAVASMANSGPHGFTEVLYAYTSATGNNGSAFGGLTGNTFFYNLTLACSMFVGRFFMIVPAMALAGSLANKKSIPPSAGTLPTTGGLFVGLVVGVILIIGGLTFFPALALGPIVEHLAGNANTLF; via the coding sequence ATGACCGTCATCGGCTGGATTCAAATTCTTCTGTACTGCGCGATCGTGGTCGCGCTGGTGAAACCGCTCGGCTGGTACATGACGCGCGTCTTCAACGGCGAGCGCACGTTCCTGTCTCCGATCCTGCGGCCGGTCGAGGCCTCCCTGTACTGGATCGGCGGCGTCGATGAGAAGCGCGAGCAGCATTGGCTGACCTATACGGTCGCGATGCTGCTGTTCCATGTCGGCGGCTTCCTGATCATCTACGGTCTGATGCGGCTGCAGGCGCTGCTGCCGTTCAATCCGGCCGAACAATCCGCCGTCGCGCAGGATCTGTCGTTCAATACCGCGATCTCCTTCATCACCAATACCAACTGGCAGAACTACGGCGGCGAGAGCACGCTGTCCTATCTGGTGCAGATGCTCGGCCTGACGCATCAGAACTTCCTCTCGGCTGCGACCGGCATCGCGCTGGCGGTGGCACTGATCCGCGGCTTCTCGCGCTCCTCGATGCGCACCATCGGCAATTTCTGGGTCGACGTGACGCGCTGCACCCTCTATGTGCTGCTGCCGATCTGTATTGTCTACACGCTGTTCCTGGTCTCGCAGGGCATGCCGCAGACGCTTGGCGCCTATGTCGACGCCACCACACTGGAAGGCGCCAAGCAGACCATCGCGGTCGGCCCGGTCGCCTCGCAGGTCGCGATCAAGATGCTGGGCACCAATGGCGGCGGCTTCTTCAACGCCAACGCCGCGCACCCCTTCGAAAACCCGACGGCGCTGTCGAACTTCGTGCAGATGATTTCGATCTTCGCGCTCGGCGCCTCCCTGACCAACGTGTTCGGCCGCATGGTCGGCAACCAGCGCCAGGGCTGGGTGATTCTGGCCGTGATGGGCGTGCTGTTCCTGTCAGGCGTCGCCGTCACCTATTGGGCCGAAGCCAACGGCACCTCGGCGCTGAGCGCGCTCGGCCTGACCGGCGGCAATATGGAAGGCAAGGAAGTCCGCTTCGGCATCGTCGCGTCCTCGCTGTTCGCCGTGATCACCACGGCGGCGTCCTGCGGCGCGGTCAACGCCATGCATGACTCATTTACCGCGCTCGGCGGCATGATCCCGCTGATCAACATGCAGCTCGGCGAAATCATCGTCGGCGGCGTCGGCGCCGGCCTTTACGGCATGCTGCTGTTCGTCGTGTTGGCGATCTTCGTCGCCGGCCTGATGGTCGGCCGCACGCCGGAATATGTCGGCAAGAAGATCGAGGCGCGCGAGGTCAAGATGGCAATGCTCGCCATCCTGGTGTTGCCGCTGATGTATCTGGGCTGGACCTCGGTGGCTGTGGTGCTGCCGTCGGCGGTCGCATCGATGGCCAATTCCGGCCCGCATGGGTTCACCGAGGTGCTCTATGCCTATACTTCGGCGACCGGGAACAACGGCTCGGCCTTTGGGGGCCTGACCGGCAACACCTTCTTCTACAATCTGACGCTCGCCTGTTCGATGTTCGTCGGCCGCTTCTTCATGATCGTGCCGGCGATGGCGCTGGCGGGCTCGCTCGCCAACAAGAAATCGATCCCGCCCTCGGCCGGCACCTTGCCGACCACGGGCGGCCTGTTCGTCGGCCTGGTCGTCGGCGTGATCCTGATCATCGGCGGTCTAACTTTCTTCCCGGCGCTGGCGCTCGGGCCGATCGTCGAGCACCTCGCTGGCAACGCCAATACCCTGTTCTGA
- a CDS encoding NADH-ubiquinone oxidoreductase-F iron-sulfur binding region domain-containing protein: MVHDVQKVRPFEHPGEGRKRAKSTPKGRQVDPAAAYEIELLLGDRSRRRDLLVEHLHLIQDKYHQISAAHLAALADEMKLAFAEVFETATFYAHFDIVKEGEPDVAPLTIRVCDSLTCAMLGAEKLLHELENKAGPGIRVVRAPCVGRCDTAPAAEVGHHFVDHATVANVLAAAKAGETHAHLPKYVDYDAYVAGGGYTLLKRLRSGELPKEDLLKALDDASLRGLGGAGFPTGRKWRAVLGEPGPRLMAVNGDEGEPGTFKDRYYLETDPHRFLEGMLIGAHVVEATDIYIYMRDEYPASREILERELAKLPAGGPVLHMRRGAGAYICGEESSLLESIEGKRGLPRHKPPYPFQVGLFGLPTLINNIETLWWVRDIVEKGAEWWKSHGRNDRHGLRSYSVSGRVKNPGMKLAPAGVTVRELIDEFCGGMAEGHKFHAYLPGGASGGILPAAMDDIPLDFGTLEKYGCFIGSAAVIILSEQDSVKGAALNLMRFFEDESCGQCTPCRVGTQKAAILMQRPVWNRELLDELGQAMRDASICGLGQAASNPLTSVIKYFPDEFKDAAE; encoded by the coding sequence ATGGTTCATGACGTGCAAAAAGTCCGTCCGTTTGAGCATCCCGGCGAGGGACGCAAGCGGGCCAAATCGACCCCCAAGGGCCGCCAGGTCGATCCGGCCGCGGCGTACGAGATCGAGCTTTTGCTCGGCGACCGGTCGCGGCGCCGCGATCTCCTGGTCGAGCATCTGCACCTGATCCAGGACAAGTATCATCAGATTTCCGCCGCGCATCTCGCAGCCCTTGCCGACGAGATGAAGCTCGCATTCGCGGAAGTGTTCGAGACCGCGACCTTCTATGCGCATTTCGACATCGTGAAGGAAGGCGAGCCGGATGTCGCGCCGCTGACCATCCGCGTCTGCGACTCGCTGACCTGCGCGATGCTGGGCGCGGAAAAACTGCTGCACGAATTGGAGAACAAGGCTGGTCCCGGCATTCGCGTGGTGCGCGCGCCCTGTGTCGGCCGCTGCGACACCGCGCCGGCGGCCGAAGTCGGTCATCACTTTGTCGATCACGCCACGGTTGCCAATGTGCTCGCCGCCGCCAAGGCCGGCGAGACCCACGCGCATCTGCCCAAATATGTCGACTACGATGCCTATGTCGCCGGCGGCGGTTACACGCTGCTGAAGCGCCTGCGCTCCGGCGAATTACCGAAAGAGGATCTGCTTAAAGCCCTCGACGATGCGAGCCTGCGCGGGCTCGGCGGCGCAGGTTTTCCGACGGGACGCAAATGGCGCGCGGTGCTCGGCGAGCCCGGACCGCGGCTGATGGCGGTCAATGGCGACGAGGGCGAGCCCGGCACCTTCAAGGACCGCTATTATCTCGAAACCGATCCGCATCGCTTTCTTGAGGGCATGCTGATCGGCGCGCATGTGGTCGAAGCGACCGACATCTACATTTATATGCGCGACGAATATCCGGCCTCGCGGGAAATTCTCGAGCGCGAACTTGCAAAGCTGCCGGCTGGCGGTCCCGTGCTGCATATGCGGCGCGGCGCCGGCGCCTATATCTGCGGCGAGGAATCGTCGCTCCTGGAGAGCATCGAGGGCAAGCGCGGCCTGCCCCGGCACAAGCCGCCCTATCCGTTCCAGGTCGGGCTGTTCGGGCTGCCGACGCTGATCAATAATATCGAGACGCTGTGGTGGGTGCGCGACATCGTCGAGAAGGGCGCGGAGTGGTGGAAGAGCCACGGCCGCAACGACCGTCACGGCCTGCGCAGCTATTCGGTGTCGGGCCGCGTCAAGAACCCCGGCATGAAACTCGCGCCCGCGGGCGTCACCGTGCGCGAACTGATCGACGAGTTCTGCGGCGGCATGGCGGAAGGACATAAGTTCCACGCCTATCTGCCGGGCGGCGCGTCCGGCGGCATCCTGCCGGCCGCGATGGACGACATCCCGCTCGATTTCGGCACGCTGGAAAAATATGGCTGCTTCATCGGCTCCGCCGCGGTCATCATCCTGTCCGAGCAGGACAGCGTGAAGGGTGCGGCGCTGAACCTGATGCGCTTCTTCGAGGATGAGAGCTGCGGTCAGTGCACGCCCTGCCGGGTCGGCACCCAGAAGGCCGCGATCCTGATGCAGCGGCCGGTGTGGAACCGCGAATTGCTCGACGAATTGGGCCAGGCAATGCGCGATGCGTCGATTTGTGGGCTCGGCCAGGCGGCCTCGAATCCGCTGACTTCCGTGATTAAATACTTCCCAGACGAGTTCAAGGACGCTGCGGAATGA